A DNA window from Lepidochelys kempii isolate rLepKem1 chromosome 9, rLepKem1.hap2, whole genome shotgun sequence contains the following coding sequences:
- the LOC140916922 gene encoding brain-specific homeobox/POU domain protein 3 gives MMSMNSKQAFSMHPILHEPKYTHLHTSSEAIRRACLPAPQIQGNIFAGFDETLLRGAEALAAVDIVSQKTHPFKPDATYHTMSSVSCTPTSSSVHLHHPSVLTTHHPHHHHQPSQGLEGELLDHLNSAIPLGGVPGPEVGSTPSHPHSHMPALNHMAHHPQSMNMSHPHGLASHAVISGPETETDPRELESFAERFKQRRIKLGVTQADVGSALANLKIPGVGCLSQSTICRFESLTLSHNNMVALKPILEAWLEEAERAQREKMTKPEIYTGGDKKRKRTSIAAPEKRSLEAYFAVQPRPSSEKIAAIAEKLDLKKNVVRVWFCNQRQKQKRMKFSAAY, from the exons ATGATGTCTATGAACAGCAAGCAGGCTTTCAGCATGCACCCCATCCTGCACGAGCCGAAATACACCCACCTGCACACCAGCTCGGAGGCCATCAGGAGAGCCTGTCTGCCAGCCCCCCAG ATCCAAGGCAATATCTTCGCGGGTTTCGATGAGACTTTGCTGAGAGGGGCTGAAGCTCTGGCAGCTGTGGATATAGTGTCTCAGAAAACCCATCCCTTCAAACCAGATGCCACCTACCACACCATGAGCAGCGTCTCCTGCACGCCTACCTCTTCTTCGGTTCACCTGCACCACCCCTCGGTGCTGACCACCCACCACCCTCATCACCACCACCAGCCCTCGCAGGGCTTGGAGGGGGAGCTCCTGGACCACCTCAACTCTGCCATTCCGCTGGGGGGAGTGCCCGGACCCGAGGTGGGCTCCACGCCCTCCCACCCGCACTCCCACATGCCAGCCCTCAACCACATGGCTCACCACCCTCAGTCCATGAACATGTCCCACCCCCACGGCTTGGCCTCCCACGCTGTCATCTCAGGCCCCGAAACAGAGACagaccccagggagctggagtCCTTTGCTGAGCGGTTCAAGCAGAGGAGGATCAAACTTGGGGTGACCCAGGCAGATGTGGGCTCTGCCTTGGCCAACCTGAAAATCCCAGGTGTTGGCTGCCTGAGCCAAAGCACCATCTGCAGGTTCGAATCCCTCACCTTGTCTCACAACAACATGGTGGCCCTGAAGCCCATTTTGGAGGCTTGGCTGGAGGAGGCTGAGAGGGCGCAAAGAGAGAAAATGACCAAGCCCGAAATCTATACTGGCGGGGACAAGAAACGCAAGCGCACTTCCATAGCAGCTCCGGAGAAGAGGTCGCTGGAAGCTTATTTTGCTGTGCAGCCCAGACCTTCCTCGGAGAAAATTGCagccattgcagagaagttaGACTTGAAGAAGAACGTGGTGCGCGTCTGGTTTTGCAATCAAAGACAGAAACAGAAAAGGATGAAATTTTCTGCAGCCTACTGA